The genomic segment CGACCGTCTCCGACGCCGAGGCGTTCGAGACCGCGCTCCGCGCCCACCCGCACGACCTCGCCGGCTGGTCCGCGTTCGCCGACTTCCTCGCGGAACGCGACGACCCGCGCGGCGAGTTCATGCAGACACAGATCGCGCTCGAAGACGAATCGCGCCCGAAGAAAGAACGCGATACGCTGAAGAAGAAGGAGGCCGCGCTCCTCAAGACGCACGCCGCGACCTGGCTCGGGGCGCTCGCGCCGTTCCTGCTGAATCAGAAGGCGCCGAAACGCGCCTGGCGGCCGGAGACGATCAAATTCGCCTTCCGTCGCGGCTGGCTCGCGGACCTCGAGGTTCCGAACCTGGGCGTCGAGTTCGTTCGCGCGCTGAACGGCGCACCGGAGGCGAAGTTCCTTCAGCGGTTGCACGTCCACACCAACGCCTACGAGTACGAGGAGGGTGCCCCCAACATTCCGGAATACGCGGACGGCACCTACAAACCCGGCCCCGATCTACCCAAGGGCGTCAGTCATTACGAACTGGCCATGCACCTGCTGGCCCGGTGCCCGCACTTCGAGTCCGTGTGTACGCTCCACCTTGGGAACCCGCTCGCGGACGGGTTCGACGAGTCCGACCAGTGCCACACGGAGGGCGAACTCGCCCACCACTACGTCAAGCAGATGCCACACATCGAGGAACTGCGCTTGCTCGCGCACAACGTGGACTCGAACAAGCTGTTCGTGCTGCCGATGCCGCACCTGCGGGTGCTTCAGGTGTTTCACGCGAGCAAGTACCCGGTGGACAAACTCGCGGCCAACCCGTCGCTCGGTAACCTCACGCACCTGCTCCTCCAACCGCACGCACCGGACGAATCGAAGCCGTACATCCGCCTGCGTGAGCTACGCGCGATCTGCCGGGCCACGAACGTGCCCAAGCTCACGCACCTCGCCCTACGCTACACGGACTTCGGCGACGAGGGCGTGCGCGAGATCATCGACTCGGGCATCCTGAAGCGGCTCAAACTCCTCGACCTGCGCGGCGGGTGCGTGACGGACGACGGCGCGCGGCTCCTCGCGGCGGCCCCGGACGCGAAGAACCTGGAGCGGTTGAATCTCGACACGAATGCCCTGTCCTCGATCGGCATCAAAGAGCTGAAGTCCGCCGGCATCAAGGCGAGTACAGAGGCCCAGCACAACGAGGTGCCGCCGTTCGATGAGGACCAAATGCCCGAATACATGTTCGAGGCCGACATCGAATGACCCCGCCGCACACGGCCCCGTACGCAAACCCCGAGGTCCGGAGCGTACCGCCCCGCACCGGTTGAGGCGAACCCCGCTCGGCTACTGGTAACTCGTGGAGGACGATCATGCGCGACGCGTTCGAGCGAGCGATCATTGAGAACCCGGACGACCGGGCCAGTTACTCGGCCTACGCCGACTGGCTCCAGGAGCAAGGTGACCCGCGGGGCGAGTTCATCGCAGTGCAACTCGCCCTCGAAGACGAGTCGCGCCCGAAGGACGCACGCGACGCACTCAAGGCGCGGGAGGCCGAGTTGCTCGCCGAGTACGAACGCGAGTGGTTGGGGGAGCTGGCGCCGTTCGTGTTCGAGGAGGGTACGGAACGACGGACTCCGGCCGGTTACGTGGAGGATTACTCCACGGGTACGAAGACGCTGTGGGAACGCGGCGTTCTGTCGGGATTGATCATCGACCGCATCAGCACCGCCCTCGCTCACGCGCTCGTCGATTCCCCGGCCACCCGGTTCGTCCGGGAACTCCACCTCTACGGCACCATGAGCGGGTATCAAGGCAGAATTGCGGAGGAACTGCAGCGAGTCGAAACTCCCAAGGGCGTCAGCGATCATTCCGAATTGTTTGAATTGATCGGCTCGACATTACTCGCCAACCTTCGAGTCTTCCGATTCGGCGACAAGGAGGCCGAGCCACCCGAGAACGGCTGGTGCGATTGCCACACCTTTCTTCCCGGCCTGGAGCACGTCATTGCGAGCGCGCCGCGCATTGAAGAATTGCACCTCCTGTGCAACGAGTATGATTTAGATGCCGTCTTCGTGTTACCCAACTTGTCGAAGCTTCGCGTCCTCCGCGCCTATCACGTCGGTGAGTCGCGTAGTCAGAAGCCACGCTACGAATACGGACTCGATAAGCTCGCTTCAAACCCGACGTTCGCCAACCTGACGCACCTTCAGTTTCACCCACACTGGGCCGAACAGGGCGATGGTGGCGGCGGGGACGAATCCTTCATTCCGCTCGCGCAAGTCCAAGCTCTGCTCCGTTCGCCGCACCTGAGGAAGCTCACGCACCTGCAACTCCGACTATCGGACATGGGCGACGACGGCATCCGCGCGTTCATAGCGTCCGGCATCCTGAAGCAACTCCAGTGGCTCGACCTGCGGCACGGGTGCGTCACCGATGAGGGCGCGGCTCTACTCGCCGCCTGCCCCGACGCGAAGCGCCTCGAGCGCATCGACCTGTCCCGCAACGCGGTCACGGCGGACGGTCTGGCCGCCCTCCGCGCCGCCGGCGTCAACGCGGTCGCGAACAACCCTCTCACCCCGACCGAACTCGGATCGCGCGAGTACCTCCGCGAAGGCGATTTCGAATAACTCACACTCGCATTTCCCGCCAGGGCCGGCCAACATGCGGACGTTTCAGTTCAGCGACGCGAAGAGCCACAAGTTCTGGAACGTCGCCGTGCGCGGGGACTCGGTGACTGTCACGTTCGGCAAGATCGGCGCCGCGGGGAAGTCCCGGACGAAGAGCTGCGCGAGTTCCGACGCCGCACAGGCCCACGCGAACAAACTCATCAGAGAGAAGACCGGGAAGGGCTACGTCGAGACCACGCCGACGTCGAAGGTCACCTCGGACGCGGAAGCGTTCGAGAAGGCGCTCCGCGCCGACCCGCACGACCTCGCCGGCTGGTGCGCGTACGCCGACTACCTCGTCGAACAGGGCGACCCGCGCGGCGAGTTCACGCAAACGCAAATCGCCCTCGAAGACGAAGCGCGACCGAAGAAGGAACGCGACGCGCTTCGGGCGAAAGAAGCCGCGGTTCTGAAGGAACACGAGGCGGAGTGGGTCGGGGACTGGCCGGCACTGTTCCCCGCACCAACCTCCACCGAGGGCCGCGGTCAGATCAACCACACCGGCGGGCGGAAATACGAGTTCAAGCGCGGCGTCCTGTCCACGGTCCATTTCGGCGAACTGACCGTCGCCGCGGCCCGCGCCTTCGTCCGGGCGCCCCAAACGCGGTTCGTCCGCGAACTCTTCATCGGCTACCACGCCCACAGAGAGGAATTCGACCGGGGGTCGGACATCCCTCCGGAGGTGACCACGGGCTACGACCAGCCCGCAGATCACGTCCTGCTCCGATGGCCGTACATGAGGCAGATCCGTCGGTTCCAGTACGGCTGGACCGCGGACGAAGCGTACGGCAGCTTTTGCCACTTTCAGTGCCACCTGTCCGGCGCCCGCGTTTTCGACTTCGTCAAGCAGATGCCCAATGTCGAAGAGGTTTTGGTCTTCGCACACCTCCGGGACGCGACCAAACTCGTCGCCCTGCCGATGCCGAACCTCCGCGTACTCCAGCTCTACCACGGCCGGAGCTATCCGCTGGACCGACTGGCACAGAATCCGTCGGGTACGAAGCTGACCCATCTGCTCTGCCACCCGCACGCGCTCGATCACGACCGGGCTTACATTCGGCTCCCGGAACTGCGCGCGATCTGCCGCTCCGAACACCTCACGAGCCTCACGCACCTCCGCCTCCGCCTCACGGATTTCGGTGACGCCGGTATCCGTGAGATCGTATCGTCCGGCATCCTGACGCGGCTGAAGGTACTCGATCTGCGACACGGGAGCGTCACCGGCGCCGGGGCCAAGACGCTCGCGAACTGCCCGGAGGTCAAGAACCTGGAGAAACTCGACCTGTCGCGAAACGGGTTGACCGGTGTCGGGAAAGCGGCGCTCCTGGCGACGCGGGTGCCCGTCGAGTTGGACCACCAGCACGCCGAAATCGGTGACCAGGACGCATACGGCGACCGCCCGCGGTACCTCTACGAAGGCGATTACGAGTGAACCCGCCGCGTTACGTGCTGATCGCGAACCCCGGCACGAAGCGGTGCGAGACGTACCGCGCCGAACTGCTCGCGTACTGGTCCGGGCGCGGCGCGGCTGTTGATGTGGAGGTCGTGCCGTGGGCGGACGTGGCGGCGCGTGACGGTAATCTCGATGGTCTGCCGGCGTTCGACCGGCCCGCGGTCGTGCGGATGGAATCGCCGGGCAAGGATGACACCGCGACACGCCTCCTGCTCGAAGCCGGCGCCCGCGATGACCCGGACGAACCGCCCCGCGACTGGCGCGGACTCGATCTCCCGAAAGGGTTACTCGTGCGGCCGGGGCTGTTGTACCGCGGGTTCCGCCGGGTTCTTCACGGCCTGCGGAAGTCGTTCGACGCCCGCCCGCACCTGCACCCGACCGCGTGCCCACTGGCCGTCGCTGAGATGTTCGACAAAACGGCGGCCGCCGGGAGGATCGCCGCGGCCAGCGTGCCGGTGCCCGAAATGCTCGGCACGTGCGACGCGCCCGAGGCGCTTCACGACGCGGCCGCGAGCCGCGCGTGGCCGAACGCCTACGTCAAGCTCAACACCGGTTCCTCGGCCACGGGCATCGTCGTCCTTCACCCCAATCACAACGGGCGACCGGCGTTCGGGATCACCACGCTTGCGGAGATCGACGGCGCGTTCTACAACTCGCGGCTCGTCCGCCGCGTAACGGGGGCGGACCTGGACGCCGCCGTGCAGTTCGTTCTGAACGAAGGCGCGATCGTCCAGCGCGGCATACCGATGGCGCAAGCGGACGGCCAGAACTTCGACGTCCGCGTGGTGACCGTGTACGGAAAGCCCGCGGCGACGATCTTCCGCCTCAGCCCGCACCCGATGACCAACCTGCACCTGGGCGGGCGCCGCGGGGACTACGACCGGTGCCGGGCCGCGATCCCGACGCGCGACTGGCTGGACGCACTCGACCATTGTGCCGACGCGGCCGCGTGCTTCGATTCCGCCATCACCGGCGTGGACCTGCTGTTCGAGCGCGGCTTCCGCCGGCACTACGTCCTGGAAGTGAACGCGTTCGGCGACTTCTTCCCCGGCTGGGTGGACCCAAATGGCCGTTCCATCCACGCGCGGGAAATCGCGGCCACGGCCGAACGGCTGGCGTGACGTGAGGCGCGCCGCTCACGAGTACTTCATGTGGTGGGCGATCGCGAAAATGAGCAAGCTCACTGCGAGCGCCGCGTACACGACGAGCCAGAAGGTGACCTGGTCTTCTTCGGTTGTGTTCTGCACGGGACGCAGCGCCTCGCCCACCGCTTCGCCCCGCTCGGCCGCCGTAAGCACGAGATGGCGATTTCGGTCGCGTACTGTCGTCCGAGAGCGCCCCTGCCGTCAAGTGCAATGCCGCACGCGCCGAAAACAGCGGGTGCAAAACGCGCGGGGCCGCGCCGCGACACCCCGAGGGCGCCGCGGCGCGGCCCCGCGCGCGGACCGGTCCGAACGGAACGCGGTCACCGCACCTTCAGGGCGTCGTGCAGTTCGGTGATCGCCAGATGAACGTGCGCGGCCGCGTTGTGGCCGTTCGGGATGTGTCCGTTGAGGCCGTTCAGCAGCCCCAGCGCCTGTTGCAGGTGCGCGTCCGACTGGGCCTGGGGCATACGCATCCCGTTACCCGCCTGTCCCTGGTTGTTCCGCGCGACCTGCGCCCCGGCCGCCTGCGCGTTGTTGTTCGCACCAGCCACGGCCTGACCACCGGCCGCCTTGTTCCCGGCGGCCTGGCCACCGGTGCTGTGGTGCGTGCCGTGGTGCGACCCACTCAGTTCGTGAATCGCGTGACTGATTTGAGCCGCGGCCTTCGCACGGTGCCCGTTGTAGTCGTGGTCCGCCTGGGCGAGAAGCGTGTGGGCCTGGTGCAGCACGGTCAGCGCGTGCTTGTGCGCGTTGGCGCTGGCGGAGTTGTTCGACGTGTTCGTGTGGTTCTTGTTCGACGCCGAATGGCCCGTGCTCGTGGTCCCGCTGGTTGTGGACGCGCCGGTCGTGCTGGTCGTCGTCGAAGGGACCTTCGTCGTGGTCGCACCCGTGGTCGTCCCGGTCGTGCTTCCGGTGGAAGCCGTACTCGACGTGTGCTTCGCCGCAGATGTACCCGTGTTCGCGCCCCATGTCGTCGGCCGGACGCCGGTCGTCTCGTTGGCCGCGCCCGACGCGGGTTTCGTCGTGGTGGCCGTTCCCGCGGTGGGTCCGGTGGTGCCGGCGGCGCCCGCCGTCGCACCGGACGGGCCCTTGTGTGGCGCGTGGGCCGGGGCCGGCGTGTGGCCGGCGCCGGTCGAGACGTTTGCGGCCCGGCCCGCGTGCGCCGGGGCATGGGGCGCGGCCGCCCGATGGCCCGTCGGCGCGGCGGCCGCGGCGGTCGAGACGAGCCCGAACCCGAGCGCCACCAACGGGACGAATCGCCACTTGAGGTCGGTCATTGCTGCTCTCCTGATCCCTTGAGGGATCTGCATTTGGGCGGATGGCAACCGGCCCGGCTGTGTCGGCTCGGGCCAGGGTCGCGCTTGGGCGCCGCCACGTATTTAGAAACCGAATGGTCCGTAGTGAGTTCCGAAATACTTCGCGCTCTCGTTCGTGCAGACGGCTCACG from the Frigoriglobus tundricola genome contains:
- a CDS encoding STM4014 family protein, coding for MNPPRYVLIANPGTKRCETYRAELLAYWSGRGAAVDVEVVPWADVAARDGNLDGLPAFDRPAVVRMESPGKDDTATRLLLEAGARDDPDEPPRDWRGLDLPKGLLVRPGLLYRGFRRVLHGLRKSFDARPHLHPTACPLAVAEMFDKTAAAGRIAAASVPVPEMLGTCDAPEALHDAAASRAWPNAYVKLNTGSSATGIVVLHPNHNGRPAFGITTLAEIDGAFYNSRLVRRVTGADLDAAVQFVLNEGAIVQRGIPMAQADGQNFDVRVVTVYGKPAATIFRLSPHPMTNLHLGGRRGDYDRCRAAIPTRDWLDALDHCADAAACFDSAITGVDLLFERGFRRHYVLEVNAFGDFFPGWVDPNGRSIHAREIAATAERLA
- a CDS encoding TIGR02996 domain-containing protein, which encodes MRDAFERAIIENPDDRASYSAYADWLQEQGDPRGEFIAVQLALEDESRPKDARDALKAREAELLAEYEREWLGELAPFVFEEGTERRTPAGYVEDYSTGTKTLWERGVLSGLIIDRISTALAHALVDSPATRFVRELHLYGTMSGYQGRIAEELQRVETPKGVSDHSELFELIGSTLLANLRVFRFGDKEAEPPENGWCDCHTFLPGLEHVIASAPRIEELHLLCNEYDLDAVFVLPNLSKLRVLRAYHVGESRSQKPRYEYGLDKLASNPTFANLTHLQFHPHWAEQGDGGGGDESFIPLAQVQALLRSPHLRKLTHLQLRLSDMGDDGIRAFIASGILKQLQWLDLRHGCVTDEGAALLAACPDAKRLERIDLSRNAVTADGLAALRAAGVNAVANNPLTPTELGSREYLREGDFE
- a CDS encoding WGR domain-containing protein, producing MRTFQFSDAKSHKFWNIDVQGTSFTVTYGKIGTTGQTQTKTFASDAAAQAEADKLVKEKTKKGYVETTPKATVSDAEAFETALRAHPHDLAGWSAFADFLAERDDPRGEFMQTQIALEDESRPKKERDTLKKKEAALLKTHAATWLGALAPFLLNQKAPKRAWRPETIKFAFRRGWLADLEVPNLGVEFVRALNGAPEAKFLQRLHVHTNAYEYEEGAPNIPEYADGTYKPGPDLPKGVSHYELAMHLLARCPHFESVCTLHLGNPLADGFDESDQCHTEGELAHHYVKQMPHIEELRLLAHNVDSNKLFVLPMPHLRVLQVFHASKYPVDKLAANPSLGNLTHLLLQPHAPDESKPYIRLRELRAICRATNVPKLTHLALRYTDFGDEGVREIIDSGILKRLKLLDLRGGCVTDDGARLLAAAPDAKNLERLNLDTNALSSIGIKELKSAGIKASTEAQHNEVPPFDEDQMPEYMFEADIE
- a CDS encoding WGR domain-containing protein; this translates as MRTFQFSDAKSHKFWNVAVRGDSVTVTFGKIGAAGKSRTKSCASSDAAQAHANKLIREKTGKGYVETTPTSKVTSDAEAFEKALRADPHDLAGWCAYADYLVEQGDPRGEFTQTQIALEDEARPKKERDALRAKEAAVLKEHEAEWVGDWPALFPAPTSTEGRGQINHTGGRKYEFKRGVLSTVHFGELTVAAARAFVRAPQTRFVRELFIGYHAHREEFDRGSDIPPEVTTGYDQPADHVLLRWPYMRQIRRFQYGWTADEAYGSFCHFQCHLSGARVFDFVKQMPNVEEVLVFAHLRDATKLVALPMPNLRVLQLYHGRSYPLDRLAQNPSGTKLTHLLCHPHALDHDRAYIRLPELRAICRSEHLTSLTHLRLRLTDFGDAGIREIVSSGILTRLKVLDLRHGSVTGAGAKTLANCPEVKNLEKLDLSRNGLTGVGKAALLATRVPVELDHQHAEIGDQDAYGDRPRYLYEGDYE